The following DNA comes from Buttiauxella agrestis.
GCGCAGACCCCAATGTGGGAAAAATACCAGCGTATGTTGAAAGTGTGGCAGTCATGCCCACGTCAGTATCATTTAAGTGCGAACGAGATCGCGCAAATTATCAATGCCTGAGGGGAGACTTGTCGTGAAGTGCAAAGGTTTCTTGTTTGATTTGGATGGGACTCTGGTTGATTCCCTGCCAGCAGTCGAACGTGCATGGATTAACTGGGCAAAGCGTTTCGATATTTCGCCGCAAGAAGTATTGGGCTTCATTCATGGCAAACAGGCGATTACTTCGCTGCGTCACTTTATGGCGGGTGCTTCTGAAGAAGAGATCCAGCAGGAATTCTTGCGTCTGGAAAAAATCGAGTCAGAAGATACCGACGGTATTGTCGCTTTGCCTGGCGCTGTTGAACTGTTGACTCACCTGAACGAAGCAGGCATTCCATGGGCAATCGTGACTTCAGGTTCGTTACCGGTCGCCTCTGCTCGCCGTGCTGCGGGTGGGCTACCGGCACCAGAAGTGTTGGTGACGGCTGAACGTGTAGCGCGTGGAAAACCTGAGCCAGATGCTTACCTGCTCGGTGCGCAATTACTTGAGCTTGAGCCTGAAGAGTGCGTGGTGGTGGAAGATGCCCCTGCGGGTGTGCTTTCAGGTCTTGCAGCGGGTTGTCACGTTATTGCGGTCAACGCCCCGGCAGATACGCCGCGCCTTGCACATGTCGATTATGCATTGCACTCGTTAACTGAGTTGCTGGTGCAGAAGTTGCCAGACGGTACAGTCGAAGTGCTTAGAAAACACTAAACACATGATTTAGCCCCGCGATAGCGGGGCTTTTTTATGGCAAGATTTTTACCCCCTGAGACAACCACAAAGGAATTGTTTTGAACTCAGAATTGATTTGGGTCCTGTCACTGTTAGCGATTGCGGTAGTGTTATTCGCCACCGGCAAAGTGCGTATGGATGCGGTTGCTTTGCTTGTCATCATTGCGTTTGTCCTCAGCGGTACACTGACTCTTAGCGAAGCCTTTTCTGGTTTTAGCGACCCCAATGTTATTTTGATTGCAGCGCTTTTTATCATTGGCGATGGACTCGTTCGAACCGGCGTTGCCTCAAAAATGGGCTCCTGGCTGGTGGATGTCGCAGGCAGCAGTGAAACAAAAATGTTGGTTTTGCTGATGTTAACGGTGGCGGGCCTCGGCGCGTTCATGAGTTCAACGGGCGTGGTCGCCATATTTATTCCCGTGGTGCTCAGTGTGTCCATGCGCATGAAAACCTCACCATCACGCCTGATGATGCCGCTGAGTTTTGCCGGGTTGATTAGCGGCATGATGACGCTTGTCGCCACGCCACCAAACCTGGTGGTAAACAGTGAACTGCTGCGCGAAGGTTTACAGGGTTTCCACTTCTTTAGCGTGACGCCAATAGGTCTGGTCATTTTGCTGTTGGGTATCGGTTATATGCTGATTGCGCGGTTTGCGTTAAACGGGCAGAAAAATGATGACGGCAGACAAGACTGGCGACGCCGAACTTTCCGCGACCTGATCAAAGATTATCGGCTGACGGGGCGCGCGCGTCGCCTGGCGATTCGCCCTGGTTCGCCAATGGTTGGTCGCCGTCTTGATGATTTAAAACTGCGTGAGCGTTATGGTGCCAACGTTATTGGCCTTGAGCGTTGGCGTAAATTCAGACGGGTGATCGTGAATGTCACTGGAGTGACCGAGTTCCGCGCCCGCGATGTTTTGCTCATCGATATGTCGGCGTCAGATATGGATCTGCGTGAATTTTGTAGCGAACAGATGCTGGAGCCGATGGTGCTGCGCGGTGAATATTTTTCAGACCAGGCGCTGGATGTGGGGATGGCGGAAGTCTCGCTGATCCCTGAGTCTGAGTTAATCGGGCAAACGCTGCGCGAAATTGGCTTCCGTACCCGCTACGGCCTGAATGTCGTCGGGTTACGCCGTAATGGCGAAGCGATGGAAGGCTTGCTGGTGGATGAAGCCTTACAACTTGGCGATATCTTGCTGGTGGTTGGCGACTGGAAATTGATCAGCCAGTTGCAACTTAAAGGCCGCGATTTCCTGGTGCTTAATTTACCCGTGGAAGAGGGCGAAGCCTCGCCTGCGCATAGCCAGGCTCCGCACGCTATTTTCTGCCTGGCGTTGATGGTGGCGCTGATGCTGACCGATGAAATTCCCAATACCATTGCCGCTATTATTGCCTGTTTGCTGATGGGTAAATTCCGCTGTATCGATATGGAAAGTGCTTATAAAGCGGTGCATTGGCCAAGCATCATCTTGATTGTCGGCATGATGCCGTTTGCGCTTGCGCTGCAAAAAACGGGTGGGGTGAACTTGATTGTGGATGGGTTGATGCGTCTGGGGGGCGGCTACGGCCCGCACTTGATGCTGATCTGCCTGTTCGTGATGTGCGCTGCAATTGGGCTATTTATCTCAAATACCGCCACCGCCGTGTTAATGGCACCTATCGCGCTGGCGGCGGCAAAATCAATGGGTGTTTCGCCTTATCCCTTTGCGATGATTGTCGCACTTGCTGCCTCTGCTGCGTTTATGACTCCGGTATCTTCACCGGTTAATACGCTCGTTCTGGGGCCGGGAAATTATAAGTTCAGCGATTTTGTGAAGATGGGCGTGCCATTTACGGTGATTGTGATGGTAGTAAGCGTGGTGATGGTGCCGATGCTGTTCCCATTCTAATACCCCTCATACTTGAAGCCGCATCTTTGTTGGCTGCGTTCACAAACCCCAGTCACTTACTTTTGTAAGCTCCTGGGGATTTACTCTCTTGCCACCTTGATGCCACTCCAATTATTTTGGGTATAAACTAAAGCGGTGAATCCTGGCTAATCTCATCGAGTGACAGCTGGAAGCTCGGAACAAATACCTTCATGAAATAGTCCATCTCTTCGCTGTGGCGGTCCGCCAGCGTTTTCTCGAGGCGGCTTTTCGCCAGCAAAAACTCGTTATTTCCAGCAGACAGTTCTTCCAGACATTTCAGATAGGCGCATAGCGCATCAGCCTGCTTCACGATGGCTCTTTCTTCATCGCTGCTCTGATGCTCATCAATCAGCGGCGCCCAGATATCGCGTAACTCTTCCGGTACCATATCAATCAGTTTCTGCTGCGCAATTTTCTCGATGGCTTTGTATTCGTGCGCAATCTGCGAGTTGAAATACTTTACGGGAGTGGGCAAATCGCCGGTTAAAACTTCGCTGGCGT
Coding sequences within:
- a CDS encoding sugar phosphatase, which codes for MPEGRLVVKCKGFLFDLDGTLVDSLPAVERAWINWAKRFDISPQEVLGFIHGKQAITSLRHFMAGASEEEIQQEFLRLEKIESEDTDGIVALPGAVELLTHLNEAGIPWAIVTSGSLPVASARRAAGGLPAPEVLVTAERVARGKPEPDAYLLGAQLLELEPEECVVVEDAPAGVLSGLAAGCHVIAVNAPADTPRLAHVDYALHSLTELLVQKLPDGTVEVLRKH
- the yfbR gene encoding 5'-deoxynucleotidase translates to MSQSHFFAHLSRLKLINRWPLMRNVRTENVSEHSLQVAMVAHALAVIKNRKFNGQINAEHVALLAMYHDASEVLTGDLPTPVKYFNSQIAHEYKAIEKIAQQKLIDMVPEELRDIWAPLIDEHQSSDEERAIVKQADALCAYLKCLEELSAGNNEFLLAKSRLEKTLADRHSEEMDYFMKVFVPSFQLSLDEISQDSPL
- a CDS encoding SLC13 family permease, with translation MNSELIWVLSLLAIAVVLFATGKVRMDAVALLVIIAFVLSGTLTLSEAFSGFSDPNVILIAALFIIGDGLVRTGVASKMGSWLVDVAGSSETKMLVLLMLTVAGLGAFMSSTGVVAIFIPVVLSVSMRMKTSPSRLMMPLSFAGLISGMMTLVATPPNLVVNSELLREGLQGFHFFSVTPIGLVILLLGIGYMLIARFALNGQKNDDGRQDWRRRTFRDLIKDYRLTGRARRLAIRPGSPMVGRRLDDLKLRERYGANVIGLERWRKFRRVIVNVTGVTEFRARDVLLIDMSASDMDLREFCSEQMLEPMVLRGEYFSDQALDVGMAEVSLIPESELIGQTLREIGFRTRYGLNVVGLRRNGEAMEGLLVDEALQLGDILLVVGDWKLISQLQLKGRDFLVLNLPVEEGEASPAHSQAPHAIFCLALMVALMLTDEIPNTIAAIIACLLMGKFRCIDMESAYKAVHWPSIILIVGMMPFALALQKTGGVNLIVDGLMRLGGGYGPHLMLICLFVMCAAIGLFISNTATAVLMAPIALAAAKSMGVSPYPFAMIVALAASAAFMTPVSSPVNTLVLGPGNYKFSDFVKMGVPFTVIVMVVSVVMVPMLFPF